Proteins co-encoded in one Metabacillus sp. KUDC1714 genomic window:
- a CDS encoding YajQ family cyclic di-GMP-binding protein — protein MAKDSSFDIVSKIEFPEVTNAISIAMKEIATRYDFKGSKSNISLEKEELVLVSDDEYKLDQLKDVLLSKLVKRNVPIKNISYKKIENASGGTVRQRAELVSGIDKDNAKKINTLIKNAGLKVKTQIQDDQIRVTGKSRDDLQQVIAAIREADLPIDVQFINYR, from the coding sequence ATGGCGAAAGATAGTTCATTTGATATTGTATCCAAAATTGAATTCCCTGAAGTGACAAATGCAATTAGTATAGCAATGAAAGAAATTGCTACTCGTTATGATTTCAAAGGGAGCAAAAGTAATATATCATTAGAAAAAGAAGAACTAGTTTTAGTCTCAGACGATGAGTATAAGCTAGACCAACTAAAAGATGTCCTATTATCAAAACTTGTTAAACGAAATGTACCAATTAAAAATATTTCGTATAAAAAAATTGAGAATGCCTCAGGTGGAACAGTTCGTCAAAGAGCAGAATTAGTTTCTGGGATTGATAAAGACAATGCCAAAAAAATAAATACGCTTATTAAAAACGCTGGCTTAAAGGTGAAAACTCAAATTCAAGATGATCAAATTCGTGTAACAGGAAAAAGCCGAGACGATTTACAACAAGTCATTGCTGCAATAAGAGAAGCTGACCTGCCAATTGACGTACAGTTTATTAATTATCGCTAA
- a CDS encoding CvfB family protein, translating into MMPGTFAILTIDEKVDYGYFLTDGDERVLLHKSEVIGEIEVGEKIEVFFVIDAQERLYATMKKPLITDQSYGWVEVVDVVDDMGAFVDIGLSKDALVAMDHLPFLREVWPKPGDKLYCTLKVSGNGRFFVRLATEEIVEPLFKDADRSLFNKEISGTVYRMIVAGSFILTEEGYKGFIHSSQRTVEPRLGETVTGRVIDVKEDGTLNVSLLPRKHEALSGDAERIYGYMQERGGAMPFNDKSDPDDIYERFELSKGAFKRALGHLMKNGRVYQKDGWTYFKEQQDQ; encoded by the coding sequence ATGATGCCAGGCACATTTGCAATATTAACGATAGATGAAAAGGTTGATTATGGATACTTCTTAACAGATGGAGATGAGCGTGTACTATTACATAAAAGCGAAGTGATAGGAGAAATCGAGGTTGGAGAAAAAATTGAGGTCTTTTTCGTGATTGATGCTCAAGAACGATTGTATGCAACAATGAAAAAACCACTGATTACGGATCAATCATATGGTTGGGTCGAAGTGGTAGATGTAGTAGATGATATGGGGGCATTTGTGGATATTGGCTTGAGTAAGGATGCTCTTGTTGCAATGGATCACCTCCCGTTTTTAAGAGAAGTATGGCCTAAACCAGGGGACAAGCTTTATTGTACATTAAAGGTTTCAGGAAATGGCCGTTTTTTTGTTCGCCTAGCGACAGAGGAAATTGTTGAACCTCTCTTTAAAGATGCTGATCGTTCGTTGTTTAATAAAGAAATATCAGGAACTGTCTACAGAATGATTGTAGCAGGTTCATTCATATTAACTGAAGAAGGCTATAAAGGTTTTATCCATTCCTCACAGCGAACCGTTGAGCCGCGTTTAGGTGAAACAGTAACAGGACGAGTTATTGACGTGAAGGAAGATGGGACTCTTAACGTCAGTTTATTGCCTCGTAAGCATGAGGCATTGAGTGGTGATGCAGAACGAATTTATGGTTATATGCAAGAAAGAGGCGGAGCTATGCCTTTCAATGATAAAAGTGATCCAGATGATATATATGAACGATTTGAACTAAGTAAAGGTGCGTTTAAACGAGCTTTAGGGCATTTAATGAAAAATGGTAGAGTTTATCAAAAAGATGGCTGGACATATTTTAAAGAACAGCAGGATCAATAA
- a CDS encoding DUF3941 domain-containing protein, with product MPHTSDNDKKAQDNNAKRHEKNMMRDKNRKQGERQYSKRTDHK from the coding sequence ATGCCACATACTAGTGATAACGATAAAAAGGCACAAGATAACAATGCTAAGCGCCATGAAAAAAACATGATGCGTGATAAAAATCGCAAGCAAGGTGAACGTCAATATTCTAAGAGAACAGATCATAAATGA
- a CDS encoding DegV family protein, giving the protein MNVHILADSACDLPLDYFEEHSISFLPLSVDIKGEQLQDQIEIKPKQLYNAMREGAVVKTSQPSPLLIKESFTDLANKGIPSLYVAFSSELSGTYQTAMMIRNEVLEEFPSFELAIIDTKCASLGHGLAVRYAADLAESGKSLSEIETAVKNYCLKMEHIFTVDNLEYLARGGRISKASAFVGGLLNIKPLLHVEDGKLIPLEKIRGRKKVFRRIIEIMSERGVNLQNQTIAISHGDDEEAAYEMKALIEKEFSPNEVYINYVGAVVGAHAGPGTLAIFFLNDEL; this is encoded by the coding sequence ATGAATGTACATATCCTAGCAGATAGTGCTTGTGATTTACCCCTAGATTATTTTGAGGAACATTCTATTTCATTTCTTCCGCTTAGCGTAGATATTAAGGGTGAGCAACTACAAGATCAAATAGAAATAAAACCTAAACAGTTATATAATGCAATGCGCGAAGGTGCTGTTGTTAAAACATCACAACCTTCTCCTCTTTTAATAAAGGAATCATTTACAGACCTTGCAAATAAAGGAATACCAAGTCTTTATGTAGCTTTCTCGTCGGAGCTATCCGGAACGTATCAGACAGCGATGATGATTCGAAATGAGGTACTTGAAGAATTCCCCTCATTTGAATTAGCGATTATCGATACAAAGTGTGCCTCGCTTGGACATGGTCTTGCTGTTAGATATGCAGCCGATTTAGCTGAAAGTGGAAAAAGCCTAAGTGAAATTGAGACAGCTGTTAAAAACTATTGTTTAAAGATGGAGCATATCTTTACTGTAGATAATTTAGAATACTTAGCTCGTGGAGGCAGAATTAGCAAAGCATCTGCATTTGTTGGGGGACTTTTAAATATCAAGCCTTTACTTCATGTAGAGGACGGAAAACTTATTCCTCTTGAAAAGATACGCGGACGCAAAAAAGTTTTTCGACGCATTATTGAAATTATGAGTGAACGTGGTGTTAACTTACAAAACCAAACCATCGCCATCAGCCATGGAGATGATGAAGAAGCTGCTTATGAAATGAAAGCATTGATCGAGAAAGAATTTTCACCTAATGAAGTGTATATAAATTATGTTGGGGCAGTTGTTGGAGCTCATGCTGGTCCTGGTACTCTTGCGATATTCTTCTTAAATGACGAGTTGTAG
- a CDS encoding YitT family protein, giving the protein MIKGEVVKIIVVLVGALLNAIGLNLFLIPANVYSSGFTGLSQLLSSILEEYTPFYISTGILLLLLNIPVAILGWIKVGKTFTLYSFLSVAATTVFLELIPLQSLSNDILLNAVFGGVILAVGVGITLKYGASTGGLDIIAMVLSRMKDKPVGTYIFMLNSVIIFTAGLLYGWEKALYTLVALYATTRVIDVIHTRHVKLTAMVVTKKADDLKKAIHSKLVRGITMIPAKGAFTNESKDMMIIVITRYELYDLEKIIKEVDPNAFTNIIQTTGIFGFFRKD; this is encoded by the coding sequence ATGATTAAAGGTGAGGTAGTAAAAATTATTGTTGTGCTTGTTGGTGCATTATTAAATGCAATAGGTTTGAACTTATTTCTAATTCCTGCAAACGTATATTCAAGTGGTTTTACAGGGCTTTCTCAACTGCTTTCTAGCATACTAGAGGAATATACACCTTTTTATATTTCCACAGGTATCTTATTATTACTACTAAATATTCCAGTAGCAATTTTGGGATGGATAAAGGTAGGGAAAACCTTTACGTTATATAGCTTCTTAAGTGTAGCAGCAACAACTGTATTTTTAGAATTAATTCCACTACAATCTCTATCAAACGATATTTTACTTAATGCGGTTTTCGGTGGGGTAATACTTGCTGTTGGTGTTGGAATCACATTGAAATATGGTGCCTCTACAGGGGGATTAGATATTATCGCAATGGTGCTGTCTAGAATGAAAGATAAGCCTGTTGGAACCTATATTTTCATGTTGAATTCTGTCATTATTTTTACAGCAGGTCTTTTGTATGGTTGGGAGAAGGCATTATATACTTTAGTTGCGCTTTATGCTACAACAAGGGTAATTGACGTAATCCATACTAGACATGTGAAGCTTACTGCGATGGTTGTTACAAAAAAGGCAGATGATTTAAAGAAAGCCATCCATTCGAAACTAGTAAGAGGTATTACGATGATTCCAGCTAAGGGTGCTTTTACGAATGAATCAAAGGATATGATGATTATTGTTATTACTCGGTATGAATTGTATGATTTAGAAAAAATAATCAAAGAAGTAGATCCGAATGCATTTACTAATATAATCCAAACAACAGGGATATTTGGCTTCTTCAGGAAAGATTAA
- a CDS encoding BsuPI-related putative proteinase inhibitor, translated as MARSIILFSMMIMFLFGCTGGNENTANTLVEEKEGEVKVEIDELELMVDVNVLRNQAEFIITLINNSSETKKLDFSSSQKYEIIVTEQNNQEVYRYSEGKMFAQALESTLIKPAESIKWEEIWEGIKPGEYEVEVSILSQDTEGLIKKKTIHVTEEGS; from the coding sequence ATGGCACGATCTATCATACTGTTTAGCATGATGATTATGTTTTTATTTGGTTGTACAGGTGGTAATGAGAATACTGCAAATACACTTGTTGAAGAAAAAGAGGGGGAGGTAAAAGTGGAGATTGATGAACTCGAATTAATGGTTGACGTGAACGTCTTACGTAATCAAGCGGAATTTATTATTACACTAATAAACAATTCAAGTGAAACGAAAAAACTTGATTTTTCTTCGAGTCAAAAATATGAAATTATCGTTACTGAGCAAAATAATCAAGAGGTATATCGTTACTCAGAAGGAAAGATGTTTGCTCAAGCCCTAGAGTCTACCTTAATTAAGCCAGCTGAAAGCATAAAGTGGGAAGAAATATGGGAAGGTATAAAACCTGGTGAATATGAAGTTGAAGTATCTATTTTATCGCAAGATACCGAAGGGTTAATAAAAAAGAAGACTATTCACGTTACAGAAGAAGGGAGCTGA
- a CDS encoding DUF3813 domain-containing protein: MGNQLFQQARESVAYASSVAGGAVQGDKHEAIMKAKNALSSAFVNSTDAERAQLREFQQTIESI, from the coding sequence ATGGGAAATCAATTGTTTCAACAAGCTAGAGAATCTGTTGCTTACGCTAGTTCTGTTGCAGGTGGGGCTGTTCAAGGTGATAAGCATGAAGCGATTATGAAAGCAAAAAATGCACTGTCATCTGCATTTGTCAATTCAACAGATGCCGAACGTGCTCAACTTCGTGAGTTTCAGCAAACAATTGAGTCTATTTAA
- a CDS encoding Cof-type HAD-IIB family hydrolase has product METKPFLIALDLDGTLLKDDKTISSYSKEIIEKAKAAGHIVCIATGRPFRSSSIYYDELQLTTPIVNFNGAYVHHPKNNEWGTYHTTLELNVVKEIIEVAEKHSIHNMLAEIIDDVYFHYHDEKLLDVFSMGNPSIKIGDLRENLGDDVTSILIHAAEEDVEKIRTYLSDVHAEVVDHRRWAAPWHVIEIIKAGMNKAVGLQKIASYYDIPVERIIAFGDEDNDLEMLKYAGHGVAMGNAIDQLKAVANKETRSNEEDGVALYLKDVLSL; this is encoded by the coding sequence ATGGAAACGAAACCTTTCTTAATTGCTTTAGACTTAGATGGAACTCTTTTAAAGGACGATAAAACCATTTCATCGTATTCAAAAGAGATAATTGAAAAAGCAAAAGCAGCCGGACATATCGTTTGTATTGCGACAGGAAGACCCTTTCGATCAAGCTCCATTTATTATGATGAATTACAACTTACTACACCGATTGTTAATTTTAATGGTGCATATGTTCATCATCCTAAAAATAATGAGTGGGGAACATATCATACAACACTTGAACTAAACGTAGTAAAGGAAATAATTGAGGTTGCTGAAAAACATAGCATACATAATATGTTAGCTGAAATCATTGATGACGTATATTTCCATTATCATGACGAAAAGCTTTTAGATGTATTTAGCATGGGGAATCCATCCATTAAAATTGGCGATTTACGAGAAAATCTGGGCGATGATGTAACAAGCATCCTCATACATGCAGCAGAAGAAGATGTTGAAAAAATAAGAACTTATTTATCGGATGTACATGCTGAAGTGGTTGATCACAGAAGATGGGCAGCACCTTGGCATGTTATTGAAATAATTAAAGCAGGGATGAATAAGGCAGTTGGTCTACAAAAAATCGCATCCTATTATGACATTCCCGTTGAACGGATAATTGCATTTGGAGACGAGGATAATGATCTAGAAATGCTTAAATATGCTGGCCATGGAGTTGCAATGGGCAATGCAATAGACCAACTCAAAGCTGTTGCTAATAAGGAAACACGGTCAAATGAAGAAGACGGTGTTGCTCTATATTTAAAAGATGTATTATCCCTTTAA
- a CDS encoding prolyl oligopeptidase family serine peptidase, with translation MVIVEKINIADIPLLHIVNHSLRDKKTPVVIFVHGFTSAKENNLHYAYYLAEKGIRVVLPEALDHGERSKDYNTKELSFRFWKIVINEIAEVNTIKEYFEVNDLIDQGRIGLAGTSMGGITTLGALTQYDWIKAAVSLMGSPCYTTLLKGQLSALQQSGVKIPLSNDEIDEQLSLLEPFDLSLHTEKLQNRPLLFWHGERDDMVPFAPTYQFYKDIIPMYEKTPERLKFIVDPLAGHKVSREGALALTEWFERYL, from the coding sequence TTGGTTATCGTTGAAAAAATAAATATAGCAGACATTCCGCTATTACATATTGTAAATCATTCACTTAGGGATAAAAAAACCCCTGTTGTAATTTTTGTTCATGGTTTTACGAGTGCAAAGGAAAATAACTTACATTATGCTTATTATCTTGCAGAAAAAGGGATAAGAGTCGTTCTGCCAGAGGCACTCGATCATGGAGAAAGAAGTAAGGATTACAATACAAAGGAATTAAGCTTTCGGTTTTGGAAAATCGTTATAAATGAGATTGCAGAAGTGAATACAATTAAAGAATATTTTGAAGTAAATGATTTAATTGATCAAGGACGTATTGGTCTAGCAGGTACCTCAATGGGTGGCATCACTACATTAGGGGCATTAACACAGTATGATTGGATTAAAGCAGCTGTTAGTCTAATGGGAAGCCCTTGTTATACAACATTATTAAAAGGTCAGCTTTCTGCTTTGCAGCAAAGTGGTGTGAAAATTCCATTGTCCAATGATGAGATTGATGAACAGCTTTCTCTTTTAGAGCCTTTTGATTTAAGTCTTCATACAGAAAAACTTCAAAATAGACCACTATTATTTTGGCATGGAGAACGTGATGATATGGTGCCATTTGCTCCTACGTATCAATTTTACAAGGACATTATACCAATGTATGAAAAAACACCTGAAAGACTAAAGTTTATTGTAGATCCATTAGCAGGCCATAAAGTATCCCGTGAAGGCGCATTGGCTTTGACAGAATGGTTTGAACGTTACTTGTAG
- a CDS encoding metal-sulfur cluster assembly factor, with amino-acid sequence MDELLKENIYGALETVEDPELGVDIVNLGLVYDVQMDEQGNTVVSMTLTSMGCPLAGTIVDQVKAALYDIPEVKNVEVKIVWSPPWTKDKMSRMAKIALGIR; translated from the coding sequence ATGGATGAATTATTAAAAGAAAATATTTACGGTGCACTTGAAACGGTTGAAGATCCAGAATTAGGTGTAGATATCGTAAATCTTGGCTTAGTATATGATGTTCAAATGGATGAGCAAGGAAATACAGTGGTTTCAATGACATTAACATCAATGGGGTGTCCTTTAGCAGGAACAATCGTTGATCAAGTGAAAGCGGCTCTATATGATATTCCAGAAGTGAAAAATGTTGAGGTTAAAATCGTTTGGAGTCCACCGTGGACGAAGGACAAAATGTCCAGAATGGCCAAAATCGCATTAGGAATTCGATAA
- the argC gene encoding N-acetyl-gamma-glutamyl-phosphate reductase has product MKVGIVGATGYGGVELYRILSNHPHVDECILYSSSEMDVPYSNSFPHLTEISDHILKNIDVEEIKSNVTVLFLATPPGVSRTLSPQFIDSDVKIIDLSGDLRLKNKSEYEEWYKRPCVDENVLEKAVYGLPEIYKADITKAKLLANPGCFPTATILGLAPVVENKLVNEQSIIVDAKTGVSGAGRNASQTTHFSEVNENVKIYKVHEHQHIPEIEQALHTLNDAITCISFNTHLMPMTRGIMATIYASLTDTYSTEKLLDLYKDFYADSPFVRIRKQNEFPSTKEVYGSNFCDIGLKVDERTGRVTIVSVIDNLMKGAAGQAIQNFNLMNGFEETTGLYHAPIYP; this is encoded by the coding sequence GTGAAGGTCGGAATTGTCGGAGCCACTGGTTATGGTGGGGTCGAATTATATCGAATATTATCTAATCATCCACATGTAGATGAATGTATATTATATTCATCTTCAGAAATGGATGTCCCATATAGTAACTCATTTCCACATTTAACTGAAATAAGTGATCATATTTTGAAAAATATTGATGTTGAAGAAATAAAAAGCAATGTAACGGTTTTATTTCTTGCGACTCCTCCTGGTGTATCCAGGACTTTATCACCTCAATTTATTGATTCAGATGTAAAGATTATCGATTTGTCTGGGGACTTAAGGCTAAAAAATAAAAGTGAATATGAAGAGTGGTATAAACGCCCATGTGTAGATGAAAATGTTCTCGAAAAAGCCGTATATGGTCTTCCCGAAATATACAAAGCGGACATAACAAAGGCTAAATTACTCGCAAATCCAGGATGTTTTCCAACTGCAACCATATTAGGGCTAGCACCGGTCGTAGAGAATAAACTTGTTAACGAACAATCAATTATTGTTGACGCAAAAACGGGTGTGTCTGGTGCAGGGCGTAATGCATCACAGACAACTCATTTCTCAGAAGTAAATGAAAATGTAAAAATATATAAAGTACATGAGCACCAACATATACCAGAAATCGAACAAGCGCTTCATACGTTAAATGATGCGATTACATGTATTTCCTTTAACACACACTTAATGCCAATGACACGAGGAATCATGGCAACAATTTATGCAAGTTTAACAGATACGTATTCAACTGAAAAATTACTAGACTTATATAAGGATTTTTATGCGGATTCTCCATTTGTACGAATTCGAAAGCAAAATGAATTTCCTTCTACAAAAGAAGTTTACGGATCAAACTTTTGTGATATTGGTTTAAAAGTAGATGAACGAACAGGAAGAGTTACGATCGTATCAGTAATTGATAATTTAATGAAGGGTGCAGCAGGTCAAGCGATTCAAAACTTTAATCTAATGAACGGTTTTGAAGAAACAACAGGATTATATCATGCACCTATTTATCCATAA
- the argJ gene encoding bifunctional ornithine acetyltransferase/N-acetylglutamate synthase yields MTTGEEKAVLQTKATTCYTKIEDGSIVTPKGFSADGVHAGLRYSKNDVGVIYSEVPANCAAVYTQSHFQAAPLKVTQESIAKEGRLQAIIVNSANANACTGEQGLKDAYEMRERCADLFNIEKHFVAVASTGVIGEFLKMDKIRQGIEELKPQASKEAAVEFQQAILTTDLVMKTSCYEVVIDGEKVTIGGAAKGSGMIHPNMATMLGFVTTDANIDSKSLQSALKEITDKTYNQITVDGDTSTNDMVLVLANGQAGNKQLNENHPQWNDFKAAFQMVSEELAKQIAKDGEGATKLIEVEVTGAKTKQEANVVAKKIVGSSLVKTAVYGADANWGRIICAVGYSEASVEPEKIDIYLEDICLFTNNSPQAFSEEAASEYLKNDQVKISVNLGVGDAAGKAWGCDLTYDYVKINASYRT; encoded by the coding sequence ATGACCACTGGGGAGGAAAAGGCAGTGTTACAAACAAAGGCAACCACTTGCTATACAAAAATTGAAGATGGATCTATCGTTACACCAAAAGGATTTTCAGCTGATGGTGTTCACGCTGGTTTAAGATATTCTAAAAATGATGTAGGTGTTATTTATAGTGAAGTACCTGCAAACTGTGCGGCTGTCTATACACAAAGTCACTTCCAAGCAGCACCATTGAAAGTAACTCAGGAAAGTATTGCAAAAGAAGGGCGTCTGCAAGCGATCATAGTAAACAGTGCCAATGCAAATGCATGCACAGGTGAACAAGGTCTTAAAGATGCTTACGAGATGAGAGAGCGCTGTGCGGATCTATTTAATATAGAAAAACACTTTGTAGCTGTTGCTTCAACTGGTGTTATCGGAGAATTCTTGAAAATGGATAAAATTCGTCAAGGGATTGAGGAGCTAAAACCACAAGCTTCGAAGGAAGCTGCAGTAGAATTCCAACAAGCAATTCTTACAACCGACTTAGTGATGAAAACCTCATGCTATGAAGTAGTGATTGATGGGGAAAAAGTGACAATCGGTGGGGCTGCAAAAGGTTCAGGAATGATTCATCCGAATATGGCAACAATGCTTGGTTTTGTGACAACAGATGCAAATATTGATTCTAAATCATTACAATCAGCCTTAAAAGAAATTACTGATAAAACATATAATCAAATTACAGTTGATGGTGATACATCAACGAATGATATGGTTCTTGTCTTAGCAAATGGTCAAGCTGGAAACAAGCAATTAAATGAAAATCATCCACAGTGGAATGACTTTAAGGCTGCCTTTCAAATGGTTAGTGAGGAGCTTGCGAAACAAATCGCTAAAGATGGTGAAGGGGCAACAAAGTTAATTGAAGTCGAAGTAACAGGTGCAAAAACGAAGCAGGAAGCAAATGTAGTTGCAAAGAAAATTGTTGGTTCAAGCTTAGTGAAAACAGCTGTTTACGGTGCTGATGCAAACTGGGGAAGAATTATATGTGCAGTCGGATATAGTGAAGCTTCAGTAGAACCCGAAAAGATTGATATTTATCTAGAAGACATTTGTCTTTTTACTAATAATAGCCCACAGGCGTTTTCAGAGGAAGCTGCTAGTGAATATTTAAAGAACGATCAAGTGAAAATTTCAGTTAATCTAGGAGTTGGAGATGCAGCTGGTAAGGCGTGGGGCTGTGATTTAACCTATGATTATGTAAAAATAAACGCAAGTTACAGAACATAA
- the argB gene encoding acetylglutamate kinase yields MSKTVVLKCGGSTVHQLSESFFQSLNVLIENNWKVMIVHGGGPDITNMLKALNIETEFFNGQRKTTKAVLEIAEMVLAGKINKHLTNLLQQKGLKAIGLSGSDGQLLQASYLDKENLGLVGKVTSVDTSSVSLLMDNGYIPVIAPLARTVTYETLNVNADLAAAAIAHAVGAEKFLFVTDVPGILDGEKQVIEKITPSEIQSHIEKEVITGGMIPKVQSAMATLSDICQEVMIVSGQQAFIENDSFKGTKIVREQEVLSS; encoded by the coding sequence ATGTCAAAAACAGTCGTTTTAAAATGTGGCGGAAGTACAGTACACCAATTGTCAGAATCATTTTTTCAAAGTTTAAATGTATTGATTGAAAATAACTGGAAGGTCATGATTGTTCATGGTGGTGGTCCAGATATAACAAACATGCTAAAAGCTTTAAATATTGAAACAGAGTTCTTTAACGGGCAACGTAAAACAACAAAGGCTGTGTTAGAGATTGCTGAAATGGTCTTAGCAGGGAAGATAAATAAGCATCTAACAAATCTTTTGCAACAAAAAGGACTTAAAGCAATTGGGTTATCAGGTAGTGATGGGCAACTTTTACAAGCGAGCTATTTAGATAAGGAAAATCTTGGCTTGGTTGGCAAAGTAACATCAGTAGATACATCCAGTGTTTCATTACTAATGGATAATGGGTATATACCTGTGATTGCGCCACTTGCACGTACTGTGACATATGAAACTCTTAATGTTAATGCAGATTTAGCTGCTGCAGCAATCGCTCATGCAGTAGGGGCAGAAAAGTTTTTATTTGTAACAGATGTCCCTGGGATATTGGACGGAGAAAAACAAGTAATCGAAAAAATTACACCTTCTGAGATACAGTCACACATTGAAAAAGAAGTAATTACAGGTGGAATGATTCCAAAAGTTCAATCAGCGATGGCAACACTTTCAGACATATGTCAAGAAGTGATGATTGTAAGTGGGCAACAAGCATTTATCGAAAATGACAGTTTTAAAGGAACAAAAATCGTGAGAGAACAGGAGGTCTTGTCATCATGA
- a CDS encoding acetylornithine transaminase, protein MSYLFPTYARWNVSVKEAKGSWVTDENDKKYLDFVSGIAVCNLGHADDDVMQGVQDQLKKYWHVSNLFHQPIQEEVAKLLVEHSDGEAVFFCNSGAEANEAAIKLARKHTGKTKIVTFLQSFHGRTFATMSATGQEKIQQGFGPLLEKFTYLPYNQTQALEELEEDVAAIMLEVVQGEGGVVPAEQEFIDKVAETCKRVGALLIIDEVQTGIGRTGKPFGYQHYGITPDIITSAKGLGSGMPVGAMIGASSLIETFQAGSHGSTFGGNPIAMAAAKATLTKILQDDFLNEVTEKNIYLVNKLNSIIGNHPLVKEIRGKGLLIGIECKEQVSMMVDQLRDNNLLVLPAGPNVIRMLPPLTVSYEEIDEALGIIDQTFSTLKQSAVAH, encoded by the coding sequence ATGAGTTATTTATTTCCGACTTATGCTAGATGGAATGTTTCAGTTAAAGAAGCAAAAGGATCATGGGTAACAGATGAAAATGATAAGAAGTACCTTGATTTTGTATCAGGAATCGCTGTATGCAATTTGGGTCATGCAGATGATGATGTAATGCAGGGTGTTCAAGATCAGCTTAAAAAATATTGGCATGTATCTAATCTTTTTCATCAGCCAATCCAAGAGGAGGTAGCTAAGCTTTTAGTGGAGCATAGCGATGGAGAAGCAGTGTTCTTTTGTAACAGTGGAGCGGAAGCGAATGAGGCAGCCATTAAATTAGCGAGAAAACACACAGGGAAAACGAAAATTGTGACATTTCTTCAATCATTTCATGGTAGAACTTTTGCAACAATGTCAGCAACAGGGCAGGAAAAAATACAACAAGGCTTTGGTCCTCTTCTCGAAAAGTTCACTTATCTACCATATAATCAAACGCAAGCTTTAGAGGAACTAGAAGAAGATGTAGCTGCAATCATGCTTGAAGTAGTTCAAGGTGAAGGTGGAGTTGTTCCGGCAGAGCAAGAATTTATTGATAAAGTTGCTGAAACCTGTAAACGTGTTGGCGCCTTGTTAATAATCGATGAGGTTCAAACAGGTATCGGCCGAACAGGAAAACCTTTTGGCTATCAACATTATGGAATAACCCCAGATATCATAACCTCTGCAAAGGGCTTAGGAAGTGGGATGCCAGTTGGAGCGATGATTGGTGCATCATCATTGATTGAAACCTTTCAAGCAGGAAGCCATGGTTCTACCTTTGGGGGAAACCCGATTGCAATGGCTGCTGCAAAAGCAACATTGACGAAGATTCTACAGGATGATTTTTTAAACGAAGTTACTGAAAAAAATATATACTTAGTTAATAAGTTGAATAGTATAATAGGAAATCATCCACTTGTGAAGGAAATACGTGGAAAAGGCTTGTTGATTGGTATAGAATGTAAGGAACAAGTTAGTATGATGGTCGATCAGTTAAGAGACAATAACCTACTTGTTTTACCAGCGGGTCCAAATGTTATACGTATGCTTCCACCATTAACGGTTTCATATGAAGAGATTGACGAGGCACTTGGAATCATTGATCAGACATTCTCTACATTAAAGCAATCTGCGGTCGCTCATTAA